One genomic segment of Vulpes vulpes isolate BD-2025 chromosome 2, VulVul3, whole genome shotgun sequence includes these proteins:
- the SET gene encoding protein SET — protein sequence MSAPAAKVSKKELNSNHDGADETSEKEQQEAIEHIDEVQNEIDRLNEQASEEILKVEQKYNKLRQPFFQKRSELIAKIPNFWVTTFVNHPQVSALLGEEDEEALHYLTRVEVTEFEDIKSGYRIDFYFDENPYFENKVLSKEFHLNESGDPSSKSTEIKWKSGKDLTKRSSQTQNKASRKRQHEEPESFFTWFTDHSDAGADELGEVIKDDIWPNPLQYYLVPDMDDEEGEGEEDDDDDEEEEGLEDIDEEGDEDEGEEDEDDDEGEEGEEDEGEDD from the exons ATGTCGGCGCCGGCGGCCAAAGTCAGTAAAAAGGAGCTCAACTCCAACCACGACGGGGCCGACGAGACCTCAG aaaaagaacagcaagaagCAATTGAACATATTGATGaagtacaaaatgaaatagaCAG ACTTAATGAACAAGCCAGTGAGGAGATTTTGAAAGTAGAACAGAAATATAACAAACTCCGCCAACCATTTTTTCAGAAGAGGTCGGAATTGATCGCCAAAATCCCCAATTTTTGGGTAACAACATTTGTCAACCATCCACAAG TGTCTGCACTGCTtggggaggaggatgaagaggcgCTGCATTATTTGACAAGAGTCGAAGTGACAGAATTTGAAGATATTAAATCAGGTTACAGAATAGATTTT tattttgatGAAAACCCTTACTTCGAAAATAAAGTTCTCTCCAAAGAATTTCATCTGAATGAGAGTGGTGATCCATCGTCAAAGTCCACtgaaatcaaatggaaatctGGAAAG GATTTGACGAAACGTTCAAGTCAAACGCAGAATAAGGCCAGCAGGAAGAGACAGCACGAGGAACCAGAGAGCTTCTTCACCTGGTTTACTGACCATTCTGATGCAGGTGCAGATGAGTTAGGAGAGGTCATCAAAGATGATATTTGGCCAAATCCATTACAGTACTACTTG gttccTGATATGGAtgatgaagaaggagaaggagaagaagatgatgatgatgatgaagaagaagaaggattgGAAGATATTGATGAAGAAGGAGATGAGGATGAAggtgaagaagatgaagatgatgatgagggggaggaaggagag gaGGATGAAGGAGAAGATGACTAA